One segment of Urocitellus parryii isolate mUroPar1 chromosome 5, mUroPar1.hap1, whole genome shotgun sequence DNA contains the following:
- the Itga7 gene encoding integrin alpha-7 isoform X6: MPGKHSTTELHPQLILTLPMRLLVGAPQALALPGQQANRTGGLFACPLSLEETDCYRVDIDRGADVQKESKENQWLGVSVRSQGPGGKIVTCAHRYESRQRVDQILETRDVIGRCFVLSQDLAIRDELDGGEWKFCEGRPQGHEQFGFCQQGTAAAFSPDSHYLLFGAPGTYNWKGTARVELCVQGSADLAHLDDGPYEAGGEKEQDPRLIPVPANSYFGFSIDSGKGLVRAEELSFVAGAPRANHKGAVVILRKDSASRLVPEVMLSGERLTSGFGYSLAVADLNNDGWPDLIVGAPYFFERQEELGGAVYVYMNQGGHWTGVSPLRLCGSPDSMFGISLAVLGDLNQDGFPDIAVGAPFDGDGKVFIYHGSSLGVVIKPSQVLEGEAVGIKSFGYSLSGGLDVDGNHYPDLLVGSLADTVALFRARPVLHVSHEVFIAPRAIDLEQPNCAGGHSVCVDLRICFSYIAVPSSYSPTVALDYVLDGDTDRRLRGQVPRVTFLSRSPDDPKHQASGTVWLKYQHDRVCGDTMFQLQDNVKDKLRAIVVTLSYSLQTPRLRRQALGQGLPPVAPILNAHQPSTQRAEIHFLKQGCGEDKICQSNLQLVHARFCARVSDTEFQPLPMDVDGTTALFALSGQPVIGLELMVTNLPSNPAQPQADGDDAHEAQLLVTLPASLHYSGVRALDPVEKPLCLSNENASHVECELGNPMKRGAQVTFYLILSTSGITIETTELEVELLLATISEQELHPVSARARVFIELPLSIAGVAVPQQLFFSGVVRGESAMRSERDVGSKVKYEVTVSNQGQSLNTLGSAFLNIMWPHEIANGKWLLYPMRVELEGGQGPGQKGLCSPRPNILRLDVDSRDRRRRELEQPEQQEPREQLAPTTSWWPVSSAEKKKNVTLDCARGTANCVVFSCPLYSFDRAAVLHVWGRLWNSTFLEEYSAVKSLEVIVRANITVKSSIKNLLLKDASTVIPVMVYLDPMAVVAEGVPWWVILLAVLAGLLVLALLVLLLWKMGFFKRAKHPEATVPQYHAVKIPREDRQQFKEEKTGTILRNNWGSPRRESPDAHPILAADGHPELGPEVHPVPGTA, translated from the exons atgccaggcaaacactctaccactgagctacatccccagctcatctTGACACTTCCTATGAG GCTGCTGGTGGGTGCTCCCCAGGCCCTAGCTCTTCCTGGGCAGCAGGCAAATCGCACTGGAGGCCTCTTCGCTTGCCCTCTGAGCCTGGAGGAGACTGACTGCTACAGAGTGGACATTGATCGAGGAG CTGATGTGCAAAAGGAAAGCAAGGAGAACCAGTGGTTGGGAGTCAGTGTTCGGAGCCAGGGACCTGGGGGCAAGATTGTC ACCTGTGCACATCGATATGAGTCGAGGCAGCGAGTAGACCAGATCCTGGAGACGAGGGATGTGATCGGTCGATGCTTTGTGCTAAGCCAGGACTTGGCCATCCGTGATGAGCTGGATGGTGGGGAGTGGAAGTTCTGTGAGGGGCGCCCCCAGGGCCACGAACAATTTGGTTTCTGCCAGCAGGGCACAGCTGCTGCCTTCTCCCCCGACAGCCACTACCTCCTCTTTGGGGCTCCAGGAACTTATAATTGGAAGG GCACAGCCAGGGTGGAGCTCTGTGTGCAGGGCTCAGCGGACCTGGCACACCTGGACGACGGGCCCTACGAGGCGGGGGGTGAGAAGGAGCAGGACCCCCGCCTCATCCCGGTCCCTGCCAACAGCTACTTTG GATTCTCCATTGACTCTGGGAAGGGTCTGGTGCGAGCAGAAGAGCTGAGCTTTGTGGCAGGGGCCCCCCGTGCCAACCACAAGGGTGCTGTAGTCATTCTGCGCAAAGACAGTGCCAGTCGCCTAGTACCCGAAGTGATGCTCTCTGGAGAGCGTCTGACCTCTGGCTTTGGCTACTCGCTGGCTGTGGCAGATCTGAATAATGATGG CTGGCCAGACCTGATAGTGGGTGCCCCTTACTTCTTTGAGCGCCAAGAAGAGCTGGGGGGAGCTGTGTATGTGTACATGAACCAGGGTGGTCACTGGACAGGGGTCTCCCCACTCCGGCTCTGTGGTTCCCCTGACTCCATGTTCGGGATCAGCTTGGCTGTCCTGGGGGACCTCAACCAAGATGGCTTCCCAG ATATCGCTGTGGGAGCGCCCTTTGATGGGGATGGGAAGGTCTTTATCTACCATGGGAGCAGCCTGGGGGTGGTCATCAAACCTTCACAG GTGCTGGAGGGCGAGGCTGTGGGCATCAAGAGCTTTGGCTACTCTCTGTCGGGTGGCCTGGATGTGGATGGGAACCATTACCCTGACCTGCTGGTGGGCTCCCTGGCGGACACTGTTGCACTCTTCAG GGCCAGGCCTGTTCTCCACGTCTCCCACGAGGTCTTCATTGCTCCCCGAGCCATCGACTTAGAACAGCCCAACTGTGCTGGTGGCCACTCAGTCTG TGTGGACCTAAGGATCTGTTTCAGCTATATTGCAGTCCCCAGCAGCTACAGCCCTACTGTGG CCCTGGATTATGTATTAGATGGGGACACAGATAGGAGGCTCCGGGGCCAGGTTCCGCGTGTGACCTTCCTGAGCCGTAGCCCAGATGACCCTAAGCACCAGGCCTCAGGCACTGTGTGGCTGAAGTACCAGCATGACCGAGTCTGTGGAGACACCATGTTCCAGCTTCAG GACAATGTCAAAGACAAACTTCGGGCCATTGTGGTGACCTTGTCCTATAGTCTCCAGACCCCTCGGCTCCGGCGACAGGCTCTTGGCCAGGGACTGCCCCCAGTGGCCCCCATCCTCAATGCCCACCAGCCCAGCACCCAGCGGGCAGAG ATCCACTTTCTGAAGCAAGGCTGTGGTGAAGACAAGATTTGTCAGAGCAATCTGCAGCTGGTGCATGCCCGTTTCTGTGCCCGGGTCAGCGACACAGAGTTTCAGCCTCTGCCCAT GGATGTGGATGGAACAACGGCCCTGTTTGCACTGAGTGGGCAGCCAGTCATTGGCCTTGAGCTGATGGTCACCAACCTGCCCTCCAACCCCGCCCAGCCCCAGGCTGATGGGGACGATGCTCATGAAGCCCAGCTCCTGGTCACCCTCCCTGCCTCACTGCACTATTCAGGAGTCCGGGCCCTGGATCCTGTG GAAAAGCCGCTCTGCCTGTCCAATGAGAATGCCTCCCATGTCGAGTGTGAGCTGGGGAACCCTATGAAGAGAGGTGCCCAG GTCACCTTCTACCTCATCCTCAGCACCTCTGGGATCACCATTGAGACCACAGAACTGGAAGTAGAGCTGCTGTTGGCCAC GATCAGTGAGCAGGAGCTGCATCCAGTGTCTGCTCGAGCCCGTGTCTTCATTGAGCTGCCTCTGTCCATCGCAGG GGTGGCTGTACCACAGCAACTCTTCTTCTCCGGTGTGGTGAGGGGTGAGAGTGCTATGCGGTCTGAGCGGGATGTGGGCAGCAAGGTCAAGTATGAGGTCACG GTCTCCAACCAAGGCCAGTCGCTCAACACCCTGGGCTCCGCCTTCCTCAACATCATGTGGCCCCACGAGATTGCCAATGGGAAGTGGCTGTTGTATCCCATGCGAGTGGAGCTGGAGGGCGGTCAGGGGCCTGGGCAGAAAGGGCTCTGTTCCCCCAGGCCCAACATCCTCCGCCTG GATGTGGACAGTAGGGATAGGAGGCGACGAGAGCTGGAGCAGCCGGAGCAGCAGGAGCCTCGTGAGCAGCTGGCACCTACCACGTCCTGGTGGCCAGTGTCCTCTGCTGAGAAGAAGAAAAACGTCACCCTG GACTGCGCCCGGGGTACTGCCAACTGTGTGGTGTTCAGCTGTCCACTCTATAGCTTTGACCGTGCAGCTGTGCTGCACGTCTGGGGCCGCCTGTGGAATAGCACCTTTCTGGAG GAGTACTCAGCTGTGAAGTCCCTGGAAGTGATTGTCCGAGCCAACATCACAGTGAAGTCCTCCATCAAGAACTTGCTGCTCAAAGATGCCTCCACTGTG ATTCCAGTGATGGTATACTTAGACCCCATGGCTGTGGTGGCAGAAGGAGTCCCCTGGTGGGTCATCCTCCTGGCTGTGCTGGCCGGACTGCTGGTGCTAGCGCTGCTGGTGCTGCTCCTGTGGAAG ATGGGATTCTTCAAGCGGGCAAAGCACCCCGAGGCCACAGTGCCCCAGTACCATGCAGTGAAGATCCCCCGTGAAGACCGGCAACAGTTCAAGGAAGAGAAGACAGGGACCATCTTGAGGAACAACTGGGGCAGTCCCCGACGGGAAAGTCCTGACGCACACCCCATCCTGGCTGCGGATGGGCACCCTGAGCTGGGCCCTGAGGTGcaccctgtgccaggcactgcctAG